A single region of the Mycobacterium lentiflavum genome encodes:
- a CDS encoding adenylate/guanylate cyclase domain-containing protein, with amino-acid sequence MIVSNFEPVAAAVAPKRRWDKVLTEGHAPLVRARRVFRYLPSAPRCKVCNNPFGGPAGRVLAAAGFSPSRKNPNLCSRCCDVLPPGGAEVDIAVLFADIRGSTALGRHGAAADFAGLLNRFYTAATRTLLRHDAVLDKLIGDEVMAFFVRGISGPQYRRRAVLAGMELLRAVGYGEDEKPWLQLGVAVNAGVAYVGNVGGAVVDFTALGDPVNVSARMQQHAAGGDLLVASGVADEMMGAAPRRRLDLRGYDRPIEAYALNACSRPASV; translated from the coding sequence ATGATTGTCAGTAATTTCGAGCCCGTGGCCGCCGCGGTGGCTCCAAAGCGGCGGTGGGACAAGGTGTTAACGGAAGGGCACGCTCCGCTGGTGAGGGCGCGACGAGTGTTTCGCTACCTGCCATCGGCTCCGCGCTGCAAGGTGTGCAACAACCCCTTTGGTGGGCCGGCAGGACGCGTATTGGCCGCGGCAGGGTTCAGTCCGTCGCGCAAGAACCCGAATCTGTGCAGTCGCTGTTGTGACGTTCTTCCCCCCGGTGGCGCCGAGGTGGACATCGCGGTGTTGTTCGCCGACATTCGCGGTTCCACCGCGCTGGGTCGGCACGGCGCGGCCGCGGACTTCGCCGGGCTGCTCAACCGGTTCTACACCGCGGCGACTCGCACGCTGCTACGCCATGACGCGGTGCTCGACAAACTCATCGGTGACGAGGTCATGGCGTTTTTCGTGCGCGGCATCAGTGGGCCCCAATACCGGCGTCGCGCGGTGCTGGCGGGAATGGAGCTCCTTCGGGCGGTCGGGTATGGCGAGGACGAGAAGCCTTGGCTGCAGCTGGGTGTGGCGGTCAACGCCGGGGTTGCGTACGTCGGCAACGTCGGCGGAGCGGTGGTGGATTTCACCGCCCTCGGTGATCCGGTCAACGTCTCGGCCCGAATGCAACAACACGCCGCCGGTGGGGACTTGCTCGTCGCATCCGGAGTGGCCGACGAGATGATGGGGGCCGCACCGCGGCGGCGGTTGGATCTGCGCGGGTACGACCGGCCTATCGAGGCGTACGCTCTCAACGCGTGTAGTCGACCTGCCAGTGTTTGA
- a CDS encoding RES family NAD+ phosphorylase encodes MRRPPDPFDPATATLPEGHLLYRVLSATRTATDFNPGFGARTRFGFFGKPVVPIMYAADTEDAGIAETLLHDIPADGGLLPYDQYATKVLVRLKVEQELRLAVLHGTGLRRLKVTAGDLTSSPASTYATTVRWAQAAHAAGFDGLVWMSRQCNDTKAYVFFGDRCSRGFSQDASHARIFASPADQLWLIDRCAPLHVDVLMEPS; translated from the coding sequence GTGAGACGTCCGCCGGACCCCTTCGACCCGGCCACCGCCACGCTGCCGGAGGGCCATCTGCTCTACCGGGTCCTGTCGGCCACCCGAACCGCCACCGACTTCAATCCCGGTTTCGGTGCGCGAACGCGGTTCGGCTTCTTCGGCAAGCCGGTGGTGCCGATCATGTACGCGGCGGACACCGAAGACGCGGGGATCGCAGAGACGTTGCTGCACGATATTCCGGCCGACGGCGGTCTGCTCCCGTACGACCAGTACGCGACCAAAGTGCTCGTCCGGCTCAAAGTCGAGCAAGAGTTGCGCCTCGCCGTACTGCACGGGACCGGGCTGCGCCGGCTCAAGGTCACCGCCGGTGACCTCACGTCCAGCCCGGCATCGACCTACGCCACCACGGTGCGCTGGGCGCAGGCCGCCCATGCCGCCGGGTTCGACGGGCTGGTGTGGATGTCGCGGCAATGCAACGACACCAAGGCATACGTCTTCTTCGGCGACAGGTGCTCGCGGGGCTTCAGCCAGGACGCGTCGCACGCGCGCATCTTCGCCAGCCCGGCCGACCAACTCTGGCTGATCGATCGATGCGCACCGCTGCACGTCGACGTGCTGATGGAGCCCTCGTAA
- a CDS encoding cytochrome P450, producing the protein MASVNLPPGFDFTDPDIYAHRLPVQELAELRRAAPIWWNEQPLDRGGFADGGYWVVTKHRDIREVSLRTDVFSSASKSIVPRYREDQAQGQIEAGRASMIMMDDPEHSRLRKIVARGFTPRAVERLRADLNERAWQIAQQAKAEGSGDFVLQVACELPLQAIAGLLGVPAEDRGKLFDWSNKMIGSDDPEFADHDALTSAGELMWYAMQLAARKAENPGDDIVTALVAAGADGDGLSDAEFGMFVVTLGIAGNETTRNSITQGMMAFTDYPEQWELFKAQRPKTAADEIIRWATPITAFQRAALADTELGGVTIKKGQRVVMFYRSANFDEEVFDDPYVFNVLRSPNPHLGFGGTGAHYCIGANLARMTIDIMFNAIADHLPDLVSAGDPQRLRSPFINGIKHWQVDYTR; encoded by the coding sequence ATCGCTAGTGTCAACCTCCCGCCGGGGTTCGACTTCACCGATCCCGACATCTACGCCCACCGGTTACCGGTGCAGGAGTTGGCCGAACTGCGCCGGGCGGCGCCGATCTGGTGGAATGAGCAGCCGCTCGATCGGGGTGGGTTCGCAGACGGCGGCTACTGGGTGGTGACCAAACACCGCGACATTCGCGAGGTGTCGTTGCGCACTGACGTTTTCTCGTCGGCATCGAAATCCATCGTGCCGCGCTACCGGGAAGACCAGGCGCAGGGTCAGATCGAAGCCGGCCGGGCGTCGATGATCATGATGGACGATCCCGAACACAGCCGGTTGCGCAAGATCGTGGCGCGCGGCTTCACCCCGCGGGCTGTCGAGCGGCTGCGTGCCGACCTCAATGAGCGGGCGTGGCAGATCGCCCAGCAAGCCAAGGCGGAAGGCTCGGGCGACTTCGTGTTGCAGGTGGCCTGCGAGTTGCCGCTGCAGGCCATCGCGGGGCTGCTCGGGGTGCCGGCCGAGGACCGCGGCAAGCTGTTCGACTGGTCCAACAAGATGATCGGAAGTGACGACCCGGAGTTCGCCGACCACGACGCGCTCACCTCGGCGGGCGAATTGATGTGGTATGCAATGCAATTGGCGGCTCGCAAGGCCGAGAACCCGGGCGACGACATCGTCACGGCGCTGGTGGCAGCCGGCGCCGACGGGGACGGGCTTTCCGACGCGGAGTTCGGCATGTTCGTGGTCACGCTGGGCATCGCCGGCAACGAGACCACCCGCAACTCGATCACGCAGGGGATGATGGCCTTTACCGACTACCCCGAGCAGTGGGAGCTGTTCAAGGCGCAACGACCCAAGACCGCGGCCGACGAGATCATCCGGTGGGCCACCCCGATCACTGCGTTTCAGCGCGCCGCGCTGGCCGACACCGAGCTCGGCGGTGTGACGATCAAGAAGGGTCAGCGGGTGGTGATGTTCTACCGCTCCGCCAATTTCGACGAAGAGGTCTTCGACGACCCCTACGTGTTCAACGTGTTACGGAGCCCGAACCCACATCTGGGATTCGGTGGTACCGGCGCTCACTACTGCATCGGTGCCAACCTGGCCCGGATGACGATCGACATCATGTTCAATGCGATCGCCGACCACCTGCCCGACCTGGTCTCCGCGGGAGATCCGCAGCGGCTGCGGTCACCGTTCATCAACGGCATCAAACACTGGCAGGTCGACTACACGCGTTGA
- a CDS encoding zinc-binding dehydrogenase yields MKAWQVHGSGEPADVLRQVDRELPEPGAEQVRIRVAAAGLGLPDVLMCRGSYPLTPPLPFTPGQELVGTITAVGPGAEVALGTRVLGVSDFVSGNGSFATEALAHASTVFPAPAGMDDAAAAGFWIPNMTAWVGLVDRGGLKAGEHLAVLGAAGGSGIAAVQLGKATGATVLAVVSDEQRGEYCRSLGADHVVVAHGETASDGTPLGHALREATDWAGLDMIFDPVGGAQGTAAMGALARDGRHLAVGFASGTWPTPDVAMMVMTNTTLVGVLAAGYSRAHLEGILRGLEELVDTGAIANTVGETVSFNDIPEALTRLGGRKVLGKIVAEIGGA; encoded by the coding sequence GTGAAAGCTTGGCAGGTCCACGGCAGCGGTGAGCCGGCCGACGTCTTACGCCAAGTGGACCGGGAGCTGCCGGAGCCCGGCGCCGAGCAAGTAAGAATCCGCGTCGCGGCGGCCGGCCTCGGCCTACCGGATGTGCTGATGTGTCGGGGCAGCTACCCGTTGACGCCGCCACTGCCGTTTACCCCCGGCCAGGAATTGGTCGGCACCATCACCGCGGTCGGGCCGGGCGCCGAGGTCGCACTCGGCACCCGCGTACTGGGTGTCAGTGACTTTGTCAGCGGCAACGGGTCCTTCGCCACCGAAGCTCTCGCGCACGCCAGCACCGTCTTCCCCGCTCCCGCCGGCATGGACGACGCCGCCGCGGCCGGATTCTGGATCCCGAACATGACGGCATGGGTCGGCCTGGTCGATCGCGGCGGACTCAAAGCGGGAGAACACCTCGCGGTGCTGGGCGCGGCCGGGGGCAGCGGCATCGCGGCGGTACAACTCGGGAAGGCCACGGGCGCGACGGTCCTCGCCGTCGTCAGCGACGAGCAGCGGGGCGAATACTGCCGGTCCCTGGGCGCCGACCACGTCGTCGTCGCCCACGGCGAAACCGCTTCTGACGGAACACCACTCGGACATGCGCTGCGCGAAGCGACCGACTGGGCCGGTCTGGACATGATCTTCGATCCGGTCGGCGGTGCGCAGGGCACCGCGGCCATGGGCGCCCTGGCCCGCGACGGCCGGCATCTGGCCGTCGGTTTCGCCAGCGGCACGTGGCCAACCCCCGACGTCGCCATGATGGTCATGACGAACACCACACTGGTCGGCGTCCTCGCGGCGGGCTACAGCCGTGCGCATCTCGAAGGGATCCTGCGCGGCCTCGAGGAATTGGTCGATACCGGCGCCATCGCGAACACGGTCGGTGAAACCGTGTCGTTCAACGACATCCCCGAAGCGCTCACGCGGCTGGGCGGGCGCAAAGTCCTCGGCAAGATCGTGGCGGAAATCGGCGGCGCCTGA
- a CDS encoding SDR family NAD(P)-dependent oxidoreductase, whose amino-acid sequence MSKNPSPSGRLRGQTVLVTGTTKGGIGYETARLLGDEGATVLTHGRTQEAARASVESLVGDGNGAGRFIPVAADLSSIAGARQLANAARAAAPQGIHGLVNNAGAGFTARRLSPDGIEMTMAINHVAVAALTDALLDLLHAGADSLGRPSRVVSMTALIEGRGKVETDWSFPGKYSQTQAYFNAKLTNLLWVYALARRLDGHGITVNAVSPGSVRSGFGAKAGGTFGLMARFGAPLYGPPSKGSRGVVRIMTDPGLATATGGYHTPAKLKKSSKKSRTQHLQEQVYLQTERLLRAHCDNQRV is encoded by the coding sequence ATGAGCAAGAACCCCTCCCCCAGCGGCCGTTTGCGGGGCCAGACCGTCCTGGTCACCGGCACCACCAAGGGTGGCATCGGGTACGAGACCGCCCGACTTCTCGGCGACGAGGGAGCCACCGTCCTAACGCACGGCCGTACCCAGGAAGCGGCGCGCGCCAGCGTCGAAAGCCTCGTGGGCGACGGCAACGGGGCGGGCAGGTTCATCCCGGTCGCCGCCGATCTGAGCTCGATCGCCGGCGCCCGGCAGCTGGCAAACGCCGCCCGCGCCGCAGCCCCCCAGGGCATCCACGGTCTGGTCAACAATGCCGGTGCCGGGTTCACCGCGCGGCGGCTGTCCCCAGACGGCATCGAGATGACCATGGCCATCAACCATGTCGCGGTAGCCGCCCTGACCGACGCACTCTTGGACCTGCTGCACGCGGGTGCGGACTCCTTGGGAAGACCGTCGCGGGTAGTCAGCATGACCGCGTTGATCGAGGGGCGCGGGAAAGTCGAAACCGACTGGTCCTTTCCGGGCAAGTACAGCCAGACTCAGGCCTACTTCAACGCCAAGTTGACCAACCTGCTCTGGGTCTATGCCCTGGCGCGCCGACTCGACGGCCACGGGATCACCGTCAACGCGGTCAGCCCCGGCAGCGTGAGATCGGGTTTCGGCGCCAAGGCCGGCGGAACTTTCGGGCTGATGGCACGGTTCGGCGCACCGCTCTACGGACCGCCGAGTAAGGGCTCCCGCGGGGTGGTGCGGATCATGACCGATCCCGGCCTGGCCACGGCCACCGGCGGCTACCACACGCCCGCGAAACTCAAGAAATCCTCCAAGAAATCCCGCACACAGCACCTGCAGGAGCAGGTGTACCTGCAGACCGAACGCCTCCTCCGCGCCCACTGCGACAACCAACGGGTTTGA
- a CDS encoding trypsin-like peptidase domain-containing protein, which translates to MSRRADPAKRRFVSRGGRAFAAALVVLAGSPGSAVADGDRPQVNPEERAAAMIRPAVVYLAVETFGQVQLPDGQTLSPFGAGLNLPFDATWSCTGFVVNPDGWVATAGHCVDPETAKDAIAKSAADAYIEQFPDSPTGKDPVATAAWLRKNARIEGKSPDRGPEVSLTVLYGAGTKLTGKLPANVVDFRPLSKGDVALLKVEQHNMPSSELAGDGDVSIGTPVLAVGFPETTQRVTGPSLDPTNKSGKVNKKSTIRTMPEYEIDAAVSEGMSGGPTIALDGNVIGVNSFAPVGEPQAFNFITPVDRLSVMLAGKAVKPELGPADVYYRKGLSDYYSGRYSDAIKNFDQAAALSPDYPGLADLKTSAVNLRQRYGDVSVFHSSNLLWYIVSGILMMLVVGGWVAFMVLKSRRQRRAEAGVAGLPEVVGRHERIDSLVAEPHLAATEPHYCANCGAQHHPAEKFCPSCGKHIDFLQPESETGQLF; encoded by the coding sequence ATGTCCCGACGAGCGGACCCGGCGAAAAGACGGTTCGTATCGCGCGGCGGCCGGGCGTTCGCGGCTGCTTTGGTGGTGCTGGCCGGATCGCCGGGCAGCGCCGTCGCCGATGGCGACCGGCCCCAGGTCAACCCGGAGGAGAGGGCGGCGGCGATGATACGGCCCGCCGTGGTCTATCTCGCCGTCGAAACCTTCGGCCAGGTGCAGCTGCCCGACGGGCAGACGTTGTCTCCATTCGGCGCAGGCCTGAATCTTCCCTTCGATGCGACGTGGTCCTGCACCGGTTTCGTCGTCAACCCCGACGGCTGGGTCGCTACGGCCGGCCACTGCGTCGACCCGGAGACCGCAAAAGATGCCATCGCCAAGAGTGCCGCGGACGCCTACATCGAACAGTTTCCGGACTCGCCCACCGGGAAGGACCCCGTCGCAACTGCGGCATGGCTGCGCAAGAACGCGCGAATCGAGGGGAAGAGCCCCGACCGGGGTCCCGAGGTCAGCCTCACGGTGCTCTACGGCGCGGGGACCAAGCTCACCGGGAAGCTGCCCGCCAATGTCGTCGATTTCCGGCCCCTCAGCAAGGGCGACGTCGCTCTGCTAAAAGTGGAACAGCACAACATGCCGTCATCGGAGCTGGCCGGCGACGGTGATGTCAGCATCGGCACACCGGTTCTCGCGGTGGGTTTCCCCGAAACCACCCAACGGGTCACCGGTCCCTCGTTGGATCCAACGAACAAGAGCGGCAAGGTGAATAAAAAGTCGACGATCCGCACCATGCCGGAGTATGAAATCGACGCCGCCGTTTCCGAAGGCATGAGCGGCGGCCCGACGATCGCTCTGGACGGAAATGTGATCGGCGTGAACAGCTTCGCCCCCGTCGGCGAACCGCAGGCGTTCAACTTCATCACGCCGGTGGATCGTCTTTCGGTGATGCTGGCCGGCAAGGCGGTGAAGCCGGAGCTCGGTCCGGCCGACGTGTACTACCGCAAAGGGCTCAGCGATTACTACTCCGGCCGCTACAGCGACGCGATCAAGAACTTCGACCAGGCCGCCGCGTTGTCACCCGATTATCCCGGGCTGGCCGATCTGAAGACGAGTGCGGTGAATCTGCGCCAGCGGTACGGTGACGTATCGGTGTTCCATAGCTCAAACCTGTTGTGGTACATCGTCAGCGGGATTCTGATGATGCTCGTCGTCGGAGGCTGGGTCGCATTCATGGTGCTCAAGAGCCGTCGGCAGCGTCGCGCGGAAGCTGGTGTGGCGGGCTTGCCGGAGGTTGTCGGCAGGCATGAACGCATCGATAGCCTGGTCGCCGAACCTCACTTGGCTGCGACGGAGCCTCACTACTGTGCCAATTGTGGAGCGCAGCACCACCCTGCCGAAAAGTTCTGTCCCAGCTGTGGCAAGCACATCGACTTCTTGCAACCCGAGTCGGAAACCGGCCAATTATTTTGA
- a CDS encoding cytochrome P450, with the protein MAVGTAPPSVFDADLPTLSYDAAETPADIYPRIEAVQQQSPVAIGPFGPEVLSYPLVRAVLRDTRFQIPPGINLLVQGITSGPLWDKVVNSLLCLEGDQHHRLRSLTSKAFTPKATLRLHDTMADLMNELVDQVADAGRCDVVTDIARPYPVPIICALLGAPREDWQQFSLWADEIFKAFTFSADIRELEPGVMRAWAELDDYVDDMVARRRHSLTDDLLSDLIRAEDDGDRLNAAELRMLAGGLLLAGTDTTRNQVGASVQVLCEHPEQWQLLKQNPALAMRAVEETMRHSPIACGTLRLVVEDADLDGYLFPAGTMVLVNTAAANRDPDVYDAPNRVDITRAGAPPILTFGGGIHYCLGANLARRELAEALTVLSQRLVHPRITGPVPWKPMVSLSGPTSLPIEFDMQR; encoded by the coding sequence ATGGCCGTCGGTACTGCTCCCCCAAGTGTTTTCGACGCTGACCTCCCCACCCTGAGCTACGACGCCGCGGAAACTCCGGCGGACATCTACCCGCGCATCGAAGCGGTCCAACAACAGAGCCCCGTCGCGATCGGGCCGTTCGGACCCGAGGTGCTCTCCTACCCGCTGGTGCGCGCCGTCCTACGCGACACCCGGTTCCAGATCCCACCCGGCATCAATCTGCTGGTCCAGGGCATCACGTCGGGCCCGCTGTGGGACAAGGTGGTCAACAGCCTGTTGTGCCTGGAAGGCGACCAACACCATCGGCTGCGGAGTCTGACGTCCAAGGCGTTCACCCCCAAAGCGACCCTGCGCCTGCACGACACGATGGCCGACCTGATGAACGAACTCGTCGATCAGGTCGCCGACGCCGGGCGCTGCGACGTGGTCACCGACATCGCCCGCCCCTACCCCGTCCCGATCATCTGCGCGCTGCTCGGTGCACCGCGTGAGGATTGGCAACAGTTTTCGCTGTGGGCCGACGAAATCTTCAAGGCCTTCACCTTCAGCGCCGACATCCGCGAGCTCGAGCCCGGCGTCATGCGTGCCTGGGCCGAGCTCGACGACTACGTCGACGACATGGTCGCCCGGCGCCGGCACAGCCTGACCGACGACCTGCTGTCCGACCTCATCCGCGCCGAGGATGACGGCGATCGCCTCAACGCCGCCGAACTGCGCATGCTTGCCGGAGGTCTGTTGTTGGCGGGGACGGACACCACCCGCAACCAGGTGGGTGCCTCGGTGCAAGTCCTGTGCGAGCACCCTGAGCAGTGGCAGTTGCTTAAGCAGAATCCAGCACTGGCCATGCGCGCGGTCGAGGAGACCATGCGCCACTCCCCGATCGCCTGCGGGACGCTGCGACTGGTGGTCGAGGACGCCGACCTCGACGGCTATCTTTTCCCCGCCGGCACCATGGTGTTGGTGAACACCGCTGCGGCCAACCGCGATCCCGATGTGTACGACGCCCCGAATCGCGTCGACATCACCCGCGCCGGAGCACCGCCCATCCTTACCTTCGGCGGCGGCATTCACTACTGCCTGGGCGCCAACCTGGCCCGCCGTGAGCTCGCCGAGGCGCTGACCGTTCTGTCTCAGCGACTGGTGCACCCGCGCATCACCGGGCCGGTGCCGTGGAAGCCGATGGTGAGTTTGAGCGGGCCGACGAGCCTGCCCATCGAGTTCGATATGCAGCGATAG
- a CDS encoding flavin-containing monooxygenase: protein MTVTPQEATGRPPAKAGYFDVVIIGAGISGIDAAYRIAERNPHMTYAILERREQIGGTWDLFRYPGVRSDSSIFTLSFPFEPWTRREGVADGVHIREYLSATAHKYGIDRHIQFNSYVRSADWDSSTDTWTISVDQGDATTIYRSRFVFFASGYYNYDEGYTPEFPDIERFGGTVIHPQRWPEDLDYDGKKIVVIGSGATAVTLLPSLSERAAKVTMLQRSPTYLVSATKYRTLDAVIRALLPRKASHIVIRMYTALTEAVFFFLSRKLPGLIKRLLRRQAVDNLPDGYQVDVHFKPRYNPWDQRMCMIPDADLYNAITEGRAEVVTDQIDHFDATGIALKSGAHLDADIIVTATGLQLQALGGATISLDGEKVDHRERFVYKAHMLEDVPNLFWCVGYTNASWTLRADITARATAKLMAHMASHGYTHAYPHLGDEQMTEKPSWDINAGYVLRSAHQLPKSGTKRPWNVRQNYLADALDYRFDRIEESMEFGRVADRASVAG, encoded by the coding sequence ATGACCGTGACTCCCCAGGAAGCCACCGGCCGCCCACCGGCCAAGGCCGGCTACTTCGACGTCGTCATCATCGGTGCCGGGATCTCCGGCATCGACGCGGCGTACCGGATCGCCGAGCGCAACCCCCATATGACGTACGCGATTTTGGAGCGCCGCGAACAGATCGGGGGTACGTGGGATCTGTTCCGGTATCCGGGAGTGCGCTCGGACAGCAGCATCTTCACGCTGTCGTTTCCCTTCGAGCCCTGGACCCGCAGGGAAGGCGTCGCCGACGGCGTGCACATCCGCGAATACCTGTCGGCCACCGCGCATAAGTACGGCATCGATCGCCACATCCAGTTCAACAGCTACGTTCGTTCCGCGGATTGGGATTCGTCCACCGACACCTGGACGATCAGCGTCGACCAAGGCGACGCCACCACGATTTACCGCAGCCGGTTCGTGTTCTTCGCCTCCGGCTACTACAACTACGACGAGGGCTACACCCCGGAATTCCCCGACATCGAGCGGTTCGGCGGCACCGTCATCCATCCTCAGCGCTGGCCCGAGGACCTCGATTACGACGGCAAGAAGATCGTGGTGATCGGTAGCGGTGCCACGGCGGTCACCCTGCTCCCCTCGCTGTCGGAGCGGGCCGCGAAAGTGACCATGCTGCAGCGCTCGCCGACCTATCTGGTCTCTGCAACGAAATATCGAACGCTCGACGCTGTCATTCGTGCTTTGTTGCCCCGCAAGGCATCTCATATCGTGATCCGGATGTACACCGCCCTGACCGAGGCCGTGTTCTTCTTCTTGTCACGCAAGTTGCCTGGTTTGATCAAGCGGCTGTTGCGCCGTCAGGCGGTGGACAATCTGCCCGACGGGTACCAGGTGGACGTCCACTTCAAACCGCGGTACAACCCGTGGGACCAGCGGATGTGCATGATCCCCGACGCGGACCTGTACAACGCGATCACCGAGGGCCGCGCCGAGGTGGTGACCGATCAGATCGACCACTTCGATGCCACCGGCATCGCGCTGAAGTCCGGCGCGCATCTCGACGCCGACATCATCGTCACCGCCACCGGCCTGCAACTGCAGGCGCTGGGCGGGGCCACGATCAGCCTGGACGGCGAAAAGGTCGATCACCGTGAGCGTTTCGTCTACAAGGCGCACATGCTCGAAGACGTGCCGAACCTGTTCTGGTGTGTTGGGTACACCAACGCCTCGTGGACGCTGCGGGCCGACATCACCGCCCGTGCCACCGCAAAACTGATGGCGCACATGGCTTCTCATGGCTACACGCACGCCTATCCGCACTTGGGCGACGAGCAAATGACGGAGAAGCCATCCTGGGATATCAACGCCGGCTACGTGTTGCGTTCCGCGCATCAGCTACCCAAGTCGGGCACCAAGCGACCGTGGAACGTGCGGCAGAATTACCTCGCCGACGCGCTCGACTACCGGTTCGACCGGATCGAGGAGTCAATGGAATTCGGCCGCGTGGCCGACCGGGCGTCGGTAGCCGGTTAG
- a CDS encoding YajQ family cyclic di-GMP-binding protein, with amino-acid sequence MADSSFDIVSKFDRQEVDNALNQAAKELATRFDFRGTDTTIAWKGDEGVELTSSTEERIKAAIDVFKEKLIRRDISMKAFDAGEPQASGKTFKVTGTLKQGIDSENAKKITKLIRDEGPKGVKTQIQGDEIRVSSKKRDDLQAVQALLRGADLDVALQFVNYR; translated from the coding sequence ATGGCGGACTCATCGTTCGACATCGTCAGCAAGTTCGATCGGCAAGAGGTCGACAACGCGCTTAACCAGGCCGCCAAGGAGTTGGCCACCCGCTTCGACTTCCGCGGCACCGACACCACGATCGCCTGGAAGGGCGACGAGGGCGTCGAGCTGACCTCCTCCACCGAGGAACGCATCAAGGCCGCCATCGACGTGTTCAAGGAGAAGCTGATTCGTCGCGACATCTCGATGAAGGCCTTCGACGCCGGCGAGCCGCAGGCCTCCGGCAAGACCTTCAAGGTCACCGGCACTCTCAAGCAGGGCATCGACAGCGAGAACGCCAAGAAGATCACCAAGCTGATCCGCGACGAGGGACCCAAGGGCGTCAAGACCCAGATTCAGGGCGACGAGATTCGAGTCAGCAGCAAGAAGCGCGACGACTTGCAGGCCGTCCAAGCGCTGCTGCGCGGCGCCGACCTGGACGTGGCACTGCAGTTCGTCAACTACCGCTAG
- a CDS encoding TetR/AcrR family transcriptional regulator encodes MITRKGQATRDRIVGAAAALMYQQGVAGTSTEDLQAAAGVSASQIYHYFGDKHSLTCAVIGHWSDTILMFHEPLLARLDDIDALRSWAAAIVETARANDFRGGCPLGSLASELADRDDAARDDVVAGYRRWQGVIRDGLFAMKVRGGLIDSADVDQLAMALLAALEGGLLLAKALRDGEPLRTALNTTIDHIASFATTETPRL; translated from the coding sequence ATGATCACGCGCAAGGGACAGGCGACGCGCGACCGCATCGTGGGCGCTGCCGCGGCCCTGATGTATCAGCAGGGTGTGGCTGGCACCAGTACCGAGGACCTCCAGGCCGCCGCCGGCGTCAGCGCATCACAGATCTACCACTACTTCGGCGACAAGCACTCCCTCACGTGCGCCGTCATCGGGCATTGGAGCGACACGATCCTCATGTTTCACGAACCCCTGCTCGCGCGCCTCGACGACATCGACGCATTGCGTAGCTGGGCCGCGGCCATCGTGGAAACGGCGCGGGCCAACGACTTTCGGGGCGGCTGCCCGTTGGGTTCGTTGGCTAGCGAGCTCGCCGATCGCGACGATGCGGCTCGGGACGACGTCGTGGCCGGCTACCGGCGATGGCAGGGCGTCATCCGTGACGGCCTGTTCGCGATGAAGGTCCGCGGCGGACTCATCGACAGCGCCGACGTCGACCAATTGGCCATGGCACTGCTGGCCGCCCTGGAGGGCGGTCTGCTGCTGGCCAAGGCCTTGCGCGACGGTGAGCCGCTACGAACCGCGCTGAACACCACCATCGATCACATCGCCTCATTCGCCACCACGGAAACCCCTAGGCTGTGA